The bacterium genome has a window encoding:
- the murA gene encoding UDP-N-acetylglucosamine 1-carboxyvinyltransferase, with protein sequence MTSFLVRGPTRLHGHFEPSGNKNAALPIIAACLLTEEPVTLHNVPLIGDVKSLLLILEGMGASITSPEPGTLHIHCNGMTSSEISEEQASIIRASILLAGPSLARFGEVNLPPPGGDVIGRRRIDSHVHALEGLGASYSFLNGHRFRAGTLKGSVVFMDEPSVTGTENLIMASVLAEGHTTIENAACEPHVQDLCHFLNTLGARISGIGSNILQIDGVERLSGGEYTICPDHIEVGSIMALAAVTRSPITIGGYLPEMNKPIDLGWARLGIKYDALPDGIAQMRFNGPLNVLPDLGGAIPKIEDGPWPSFPADLTSIALVAATQAYGSILIHEKMFESRMFFVDRLIVMGAQIVLCDPHRAVVMGPNKLTASTMSSPDIRAGMALLIAALVAEGESVIHNAEQIERGYERIDSRLGVMGADIRRID encoded by the coding sequence ATGACGAGCTTCCTGGTCAGGGGTCCGACCCGGCTGCACGGGCACTTCGAGCCGTCGGGCAACAAGAACGCCGCTCTACCGATCATTGCGGCCTGCCTGCTGACCGAAGAACCGGTCACATTGCACAACGTGCCCCTCATCGGCGACGTCAAGTCGCTGCTCCTCATCCTGGAGGGCATGGGGGCGTCGATCACCAGCCCCGAGCCGGGGACCCTCCACATCCACTGCAACGGCATGACCAGCTCCGAGATCTCGGAGGAGCAGGCCAGCATCATCCGGGCCTCCATCCTGCTGGCCGGACCTTCGCTGGCTCGCTTCGGCGAGGTCAACCTCCCCCCGCCGGGTGGTGATGTCATCGGGCGGCGCCGGATCGACTCCCACGTGCACGCTCTCGAAGGACTCGGCGCCTCCTACAGCTTCTTGAACGGTCACCGGTTCCGGGCCGGAACGCTCAAGGGGTCGGTGGTGTTCATGGACGAGCCGTCCGTGACCGGCACCGAGAACCTGATCATGGCCTCCGTGCTCGCCGAGGGTCACACCACCATCGAGAACGCCGCTTGCGAACCACACGTCCAGGACCTGTGCCACTTCCTCAACACCCTCGGCGCCCGCATCTCCGGCATCGGCAGCAACATCCTCCAGATCGATGGCGTGGAGCGCTTGAGCGGCGGCGAGTACACCATCTGCCCCGACCACATCGAGGTGGGGAGCATCATGGCGCTGGCTGCCGTGACCCGATCCCCCATCACCATCGGTGGGTACCTGCCGGAGATGAACAAGCCGATCGATCTGGGATGGGCTCGGCTGGGTATCAAGTACGACGCTCTGCCGGACGGCATCGCCCAGATGCGCTTCAACGGACCGCTCAACGTGCTGCCCGACCTCGGCGGCGCCATCCCCAAGATCGAGGACGGGCCGTGGCCGTCCTTCCCGGCCGATCTGACCAGCATCGCCCTCGTGGCCGCCACCCAGGCCTACGGTTCGATCCTCATCCACGAGAAGATGTTCGAATCGAGGATGTTCTTCGTGGACCGGCTGATCGTCATGGGCGCCCAGATAGTGCTGTGCGACCCTCACCGGGCGGTGGTGATGGGACCTAACAAGCTGACCGCCAGCACCATGTCCAGCCCCGACATCCGGGCCGGGATGGCCCTTCTCATCGCGGCGTTGGTGGCGGAAGGCGAGAGCGTCATCCACAACGCCGAGCAGATCGAGCGGGGTTACGAGAGGATCGACAGCCGGCTCGGCGTCATGGGCGCCGACATCCGGCGGATCGACTGA
- the aroC gene encoding chorismate synthase yields MFRFLTAGESHGPGLVTIVEGLPAGLEVSRQGLGYELARRRLGYGRGARMKIEKDELEIMGGVRHGRTLGSPVAVIIRNTEWPRWQDEMSPDPGVPKRPMTTPRPGHADLVGMLKYDTKDARNILERASARETAARTVAGYLAKQLLASIGATVVSHVVAIGEAVSDSEDLPTIEDLPTIDASSVRAFGTDAEAMMVAEIERAKADRDTLGGVVEVLVYGLPPGVGSYDHWDRRIEARLAEALMSIQAMKAVEIGDGLRSCRRRGSVAHDEIYYEDGQFYRNTDRAGGIEGGMTTGQPMRVRVAMKPLSTVMRPLPTVNVVTKEPEVAFRERSDVCAVPAAGVVAEQMVAIVAAQELQRKFGGDTVEDFVVNVTSYRHRIRTF; encoded by the coding sequence ATGTTCCGTTTCCTTACTGCCGGTGAGTCTCACGGGCCGGGGCTGGTCACCATCGTGGAGGGGCTTCCGGCCGGGTTGGAGGTGTCGCGCCAGGGTCTCGGGTACGAGTTGGCTAGGCGCCGTCTCGGTTACGGCCGGGGCGCCCGCATGAAGATCGAGAAGGACGAGCTGGAGATCATGGGCGGGGTACGCCATGGTCGGACCCTCGGTTCTCCGGTGGCGGTGATCATCCGCAACACAGAGTGGCCGCGCTGGCAGGACGAGATGTCGCCCGACCCCGGGGTCCCCAAACGGCCCATGACTACGCCGCGTCCGGGGCATGCCGACCTGGTGGGAATGCTCAAGTACGACACCAAGGACGCCCGCAACATCCTGGAGCGGGCATCGGCTCGGGAGACCGCGGCCCGGACCGTGGCCGGCTACCTCGCCAAGCAGCTGCTGGCCAGCATCGGCGCCACGGTGGTCAGCCATGTGGTCGCGATCGGCGAGGCCGTCTCCGATTCGGAGGACCTGCCCACCATCGAGGACCTGCCCACCATCGACGCGTCATCGGTGCGGGCGTTCGGGACCGATGCAGAGGCGATGATGGTGGCCGAGATCGAGCGGGCCAAGGCGGACCGCGACACGCTCGGGGGAGTGGTGGAGGTGCTGGTCTACGGCCTGCCGCCCGGCGTCGGCTCCTATGACCATTGGGACCGGCGCATCGAAGCCCGCCTGGCCGAGGCACTGATGTCGATCCAGGCCATGAAGGCGGTCGAGATCGGCGACGGCCTGCGGTCGTGCCGGCGGCGGGGATCGGTCGCCCACGACGAGATCTACTACGAGGACGGGCAGTTCTACCGCAACACCGACCGGGCCGGGGGTATCGAGGGAGGCATGACCACAGGCCAGCCGATGCGGGTACGGGTGGCGATGAAGCCGCTTTCGACGGTGATGCGCCCCCTCCCCACCGTGAACGTGGTGACGAAGGAGCCGGAGGTGGCCTTCCGGGAGCGTTCCGATGTCTGTGCGGTGCCCGCCGCGGGTGTGGTGGCCGAACAGATGGTCGCCATCGTGGCGGCTCAGGAGCTCCAGCGAAAGTTTGGCGGCGACACTGTGGAGGACTTCGTTGTCAACGTGACCTCCTACCGGCACCGTATCCGCACCTTCTGA
- a CDS encoding bifunctional shikimate kinase/3-dehydroquinate synthase, whose translation MGNLWLIGMMGSGKSTVGRRIAAITGRGFVDVDSLVEERAGKSVASIFEEQGEAAFREMEGAEIRRLSAEPAPRAPGRVIATGGGAVLDPAGVQAMRRSGVVAWLDAPSGVLVGRIGGKDRPLLAGTDAASRLAEMLAGRHNLLRQAAHYRIDADRPLDEVAPEVAGCARVAVGDASEVLIGPGLPDHLLPASSGREQAVVICQPGSRSVAGSVFELVGSEATATLIEVPDRDEAKSMETLAVLYGRLAELNLGRHDTVVGVGGGAVTDLAGFVAATWLRGIESILVPTTLLGAIDASIGGKTGINVMGKNLVGSFWHPSRVAISLDVLSRLPEPLLLEGSAEAIKAGFIADPRLVDLFMEHGLSFPMAEVVSRAVAVKADVVSEDFRETGRRAILNFGHTLGHGIEVVCGLSHGHAVAVGMVAAAAVSADRLGFDEARVRLPLERLGLPTRVDAATPDAILRLVQRDKKRTASGLRMVLLRAIGDPSVEYVDEAALRLGLAAVGIAG comes from the coding sequence ATGGGGAACCTCTGGCTCATCGGCATGATGGGCAGCGGGAAGAGCACGGTCGGTCGCCGCATCGCCGCCATCACGGGTCGCGGTTTCGTGGATGTCGACTCGCTCGTGGAGGAGCGAGCCGGCAAGTCCGTCGCAAGCATCTTCGAGGAGCAGGGCGAGGCGGCTTTTCGTGAGATGGAGGGCGCCGAGATACGCCGCCTGTCCGCTGAGCCGGCGCCGCGAGCCCCCGGCCGCGTGATCGCGACCGGTGGGGGGGCGGTCCTCGACCCGGCCGGTGTGCAAGCCATGCGCCGTTCCGGAGTGGTGGCGTGGCTGGACGCACCCTCGGGGGTGCTCGTCGGGCGGATAGGAGGCAAGGACCGTCCGTTGCTGGCCGGTACGGATGCCGCATCCCGACTGGCGGAGATGCTGGCCGGTCGCCACAACCTTCTGCGCCAGGCCGCTCACTACCGGATCGATGCGGACCGTCCGCTTGACGAGGTGGCCCCCGAGGTGGCCGGTTGCGCCCGGGTGGCGGTGGGTGACGCGTCGGAGGTGCTGATCGGACCCGGCCTGCCCGATCATCTCCTACCGGCATCCTCGGGTCGTGAGCAGGCGGTGGTCATCTGCCAGCCGGGTTCCCGCTCGGTAGCCGGATCGGTGTTCGAACTGGTCGGTTCCGAGGCGACAGCCACGTTGATCGAGGTGCCCGACCGCGACGAGGCCAAATCCATGGAGACGCTGGCAGTGCTCTACGGCCGGCTCGCGGAACTCAATCTGGGAAGGCACGACACCGTCGTCGGTGTCGGGGGCGGGGCGGTGACCGACCTGGCAGGATTCGTGGCGGCCACCTGGCTGAGGGGTATCGAATCGATCCTGGTGCCGACCACCCTCCTGGGCGCCATCGATGCTTCCATCGGGGGCAAGACCGGCATCAACGTCATGGGCAAGAACCTGGTCGGGTCCTTCTGGCATCCGTCGCGGGTGGCCATCAGCCTCGATGTGCTGAGCAGGCTGCCGGAGCCGCTCCTGCTGGAAGGTTCGGCGGAGGCGATCAAGGCCGGCTTCATCGCCGATCCGAGGCTGGTGGACCTGTTCATGGAGCACGGACTGTCCTTCCCGATGGCCGAGGTGGTGAGCCGGGCTGTGGCGGTCAAGGCGGATGTCGTGTCGGAGGACTTCCGGGAGACCGGCCGGCGGGCGATCCTCAACTTCGGGCACACCCTGGGTCACGGCATCGAAGTGGTGTGCGGGCTGTCCCATGGCCACGCCGTGGCGGTGGGGATGGTGGCGGCCGCGGCCGTATCCGCTGACCGCCTCGGGTTCGACGAGGCCCGGGTGCGGCTACCGCTGGAGCGTCTGGGGTTGCCGACCCGCGTCGACGCCGCCACCCCCGACGCCATCCTCCGGCTGGTGCAGCGGGACAAGAAGCGCACCGCGTCCGGCCTCCGCATGGTTCTGCTGCGCGCGATCGGGGACCCCTCGGTCGAGTACGTGGATGAGGCAGCTCTACGGCTGGGCCTGGCAGCAGTCGGCATAGCGGGTTGA
- a CDS encoding ATP-binding protein, whose product MTDAILRISEDLELDTVLQEVADGARLLTGARYTALTTHDESGKPQDVLISGLTDEETERILSYQSGTAIFGYLSLLRESLRTRDFIAHVEAAGFTDFPVKIGTFLSTQIRVRDRHVGNIYIGEKESGGEFTLEDEETLKMFAAQAAMAITNARRYGDEQRAKADLEALLNTSPVGVVVFDALTRGVVRINREACRLIGHRSGEEKDSARTLGKVEFRRMDGTVMAHDEVPFERALRTGEIVRAEELVIVRPSGDQVTTLINATPIRSEDGQLVAVVATIQDITPLEELERLRTDFLGMVSHELRTPLTSIKGSAATVLGASSPLDPAEIRQFFRIIEEQADNMRDLINNLLDLSRIEAGTLSVVAEPTDVSALVDQARNAFLSSGYRNSIEINVAPGLPRVTADGKRIVQVLHNLFSNASKYSGDWSPIRVTAWLHDAHVVVSVSDEGKGIASEHLPRLFTKFSRIDVGGDHRVGGNGLGLAICRGIVEAHGGRISAESAGEGHGTRFTFTIPAVDETTGDRLLDPAAGPTHSGDAHRASDRILVVDDDPQILRYVRNTLATAGYTPVVTGDANEVGSLLESESPRLVLVNLVLPGIDGFELLRRIRSDFHTPVIILSGLGQGQEIAKAFELGAADYVVKPFSPAELVARIGAALRQVAAFPHAGIEPYRYADLAINYLERSVTVADKPVRLTPTEYKLLFELSRYPGRVLTHDQLLESVWSQNRPADQRLLRSFIKNLRRKIGDDARNPSYIFTQSGVGYRLAKP is encoded by the coding sequence TTGACTGACGCAATCCTGCGAATCAGTGAAGACCTTGAACTCGACACCGTCCTTCAGGAGGTCGCGGACGGTGCCCGGTTGCTGACCGGTGCTCGCTACACCGCTCTCACCACTCACGACGAATCCGGCAAGCCCCAGGACGTGCTGATCTCCGGTCTGACCGACGAGGAGACCGAGCGGATACTGAGCTATCAGTCGGGGACAGCCATTTTCGGGTACCTCAGCCTGCTGCGCGAATCGCTGAGAACACGGGACTTCATAGCCCACGTCGAAGCGGCCGGATTTACCGACTTTCCCGTGAAGATCGGGACATTCCTGAGTACCCAGATCCGCGTACGGGACAGGCACGTGGGAAACATCTACATCGGTGAGAAGGAATCCGGAGGGGAGTTCACCCTCGAGGATGAGGAGACGCTGAAGATGTTCGCCGCGCAGGCGGCGATGGCTATCACCAACGCACGCCGTTACGGCGACGAGCAGCGGGCCAAGGCCGACCTCGAAGCCCTACTCAACACCTCTCCGGTGGGCGTGGTGGTCTTCGATGCGCTCACCCGGGGAGTGGTCAGGATCAATCGGGAAGCGTGCCGTCTTATCGGTCACCGATCCGGGGAGGAGAAGGACTCCGCTCGTACCCTCGGCAAGGTCGAGTTCCGGCGTATGGACGGAACGGTCATGGCGCACGACGAGGTCCCGTTCGAGCGGGCACTACGTACCGGCGAGATCGTCCGCGCCGAGGAGTTGGTGATCGTCCGTCCGTCGGGTGATCAGGTGACCACCCTCATCAACGCCACTCCTATCCGCTCTGAAGACGGCCAACTCGTCGCCGTCGTGGCAACCATCCAGGACATCACCCCGCTGGAGGAGCTGGAGCGTCTCCGTACCGACTTCTTGGGGATGGTCAGCCACGAGTTGAGAACCCCGCTGACGTCGATCAAGGGTTCCGCCGCCACTGTGCTGGGTGCCTCATCGCCGCTCGATCCGGCCGAGATCCGCCAGTTCTTCCGCATCATCGAGGAACAGGCCGACAACATGCGGGACCTGATCAATAACCTGTTGGACCTGAGCCGGATAGAGGCGGGAACCCTTTCGGTGGTGGCCGAACCGACCGATGTGTCGGCTTTAGTCGACCAGGCGAGGAATGCCTTCCTCAGCAGCGGATACCGCAACAGTATCGAGATCAACGTGGCACCGGGCTTGCCGCGGGTCACAGCGGACGGCAAGCGGATCGTCCAGGTTCTGCACAACTTGTTCTCCAACGCGTCGAAATACTCCGGGGACTGGTCTCCCATCCGAGTGACGGCCTGGCTCCACGACGCCCATGTGGTCGTATCGGTATCCGACGAAGGCAAGGGTATAGCCAGCGAGCACCTTCCTCGGCTGTTCACGAAGTTCTCCCGGATCGACGTCGGCGGAGATCACCGGGTTGGCGGCAACGGCCTCGGCCTTGCGATCTGTCGAGGCATCGTGGAGGCCCACGGCGGCCGTATCTCGGCCGAGAGCGCTGGGGAAGGGCACGGAACGCGGTTCACCTTCACGATCCCGGCTGTCGACGAAACCACCGGCGATCGTCTACTCGACCCGGCCGCTGGGCCCACGCATTCCGGCGACGCGCATCGAGCGAGCGACCGGATCCTGGTAGTGGACGACGACCCTCAGATACTGCGGTACGTCCGCAATACCCTGGCCACGGCGGGATACACACCGGTGGTAACCGGCGACGCGAACGAGGTGGGCAGCTTGCTCGAATCGGAGAGCCCGCGACTCGTGCTGGTGAATCTGGTCCTACCCGGAATCGACGGGTTCGAGTTGCTGAGGCGCATCCGCTCCGATTTCCACACCCCGGTCATCATCCTGTCCGGCCTTGGGCAAGGCCAGGAAATCGCCAAGGCGTTCGAGCTAGGTGCCGCGGACTACGTTGTGAAGCCGTTCTCCCCGGCCGAACTCGTGGCCAGGATCGGAGCGGCGCTACGCCAGGTGGCCGCCTTTCCGCACGCCGGGATCGAGCCGTACAGGTACGCCGACCTGGCCATCAACTATCTGGAACGTTCGGTGACCGTGGCAGACAAACCCGTTCGTCTCACTCCGACCGAGTACAAGCTTCTGTTCGAACTCTCCCGTTACCCCGGACGGGTACTGACGCACGACCAGTTGCTGGAGAGCGTATGGAGCCAGAACCGGCCGGCAGATCAGCGCCTCCTGCGCTCGTTCATCAAGAACTTGCGCAGGAAGATCGGGGACGACGCCAGGAACCCGTCCTACATCTTCACGCAGTCCGGCGTCGGTTACCGTCTCGCGAAGCCGTAG
- the efp gene encoding elongation factor P: MVSTNDVKSGMALDLPDGLFLIVEQQHVKPGKGRAFVRMKLKNLVTGAVVDRTFRADENVPQAIIDRRDHQFLYRDDMGFHFMNLETYAQFAIAEEDVGEAANYITDGATVMLPLYEGNPIGVELPASVALEVAMAEPAVRGDRVSGATKPVTLETGLVVQAPLFIEAGDTIKVDTRSGTYISRA; this comes from the coding sequence ATGGTCTCCACCAACGATGTCAAGTCAGGCATGGCGCTCGATCTGCCGGACGGGTTGTTCTTGATAGTCGAGCAGCAGCACGTCAAGCCCGGCAAGGGGCGGGCCTTTGTCCGCATGAAGCTGAAGAACCTGGTCACCGGCGCCGTGGTCGACCGCACCTTCCGCGCCGACGAGAATGTGCCGCAGGCCATCATCGACCGCCGGGACCACCAGTTCCTCTACCGAGACGACATGGGCTTCCACTTCATGAACCTGGAGACGTATGCCCAGTTCGCGATTGCCGAAGAGGACGTGGGCGAGGCCGCCAACTACATAACCGACGGCGCGACCGTGATGCTTCCTCTGTACGAGGGCAACCCGATCGGCGTAGAGTTGCCCGCCTCGGTCGCGTTGGAGGTCGCCATGGCTGAACCCGCGGTCCGGGGTGATCGGGTGTCGGGCGCCACCAAGCCCGTCACGCTCGAAACCGGCCTGGTGGTCCAGGCGCCGCTGTTCATCGAAGCCGGTGACACCATCAAGGTGGACACCCGCTCCGGCACCTACATTTCGCGGGCTTGA
- the nusB gene encoding transcription antitermination factor NusB yields the protein MAEHASKTARDPRTAALAALYQADLRSDVDPTTGLTGKAKRYAAGVRTHQHDLDRRIEAASERWPLHRMPVVDRTILRLALYELLHESTPTAVVLNEAIELAKRYSTKRSGSFVNGVLSTLAGQVRTEG from the coding sequence ATGGCCGAGCACGCCTCCAAGACCGCCCGCGACCCGCGGACCGCGGCGCTGGCCGCCCTCTACCAGGCCGACCTACGGAGTGATGTAGACCCGACCACCGGACTCACCGGCAAGGCCAAGCGCTACGCAGCGGGTGTCAGAACCCATCAGCATGATCTCGACCGGCGGATCGAGGCGGCCTCGGAGCGCTGGCCCCTGCACCGGATGCCGGTGGTGGACCGGACCATCCTACGCCTCGCCCTGTACGAGCTTCTTCACGAGTCCACCCCGACGGCGGTCGTGCTCAACGAAGCGATCGAGCTCGCCAAGAGGTACTCGACGAAGAGGAGCGGCTCTTTCGTCAACGGAGTCCTCTCCACCCTCGCCGGGCAGGTGCGGACCGAAGGTTGA
- the pyrR gene encoding bifunctional pyr operon transcriptional regulator/uracil phosphoribosyltransferase PyrR → MPMVMAAADVRRSLTRISHEIIEKSRDVLPVLVGIHTRGVPLARRIAAVIEEVGGARVPVGALDIGLHRDDLSTRPTTPLSGTQLPVDITARTVVLVDDVLYTGRTVRAALDALNDFGRPEAVRLAVLVDRGHRQLPIRPDHVGRNLPTSVAERVSVRLGEIDGGDDGVWVEEVLG, encoded by the coding sequence ATGCCCATGGTGATGGCCGCCGCCGACGTCAGGCGGTCGCTGACCCGCATCTCTCACGAGATCATCGAGAAGTCGCGGGACGTCCTCCCGGTGCTAGTGGGGATCCACACCCGGGGCGTACCGCTGGCCCGTCGAATCGCCGCGGTCATCGAGGAGGTCGGGGGCGCCCGGGTGCCGGTGGGCGCCCTGGACATCGGCCTGCACCGCGACGACCTGTCTACCAGGCCCACCACACCGCTGTCGGGGACCCAGCTTCCGGTCGACATCACCGCCCGGACCGTGGTGCTCGTCGACGACGTCCTCTACACGGGCCGCACCGTGCGGGCCGCGCTGGACGCCTTGAACGACTTCGGACGGCCGGAGGCGGTGCGCCTGGCTGTACTGGTTGACCGGGGACACCGCCAGCTTCCGATCCGTCCCGACCATGTCGGGCGGAACCTTCCCACCTCTGTGGCCGAACGGGTCTCGGTGAGGCTGGGCGAGATCGACGGGGGTGACGACGGGGTGTGGGTGGAGGAGGTACTGGGTTGA
- a CDS encoding aspartate carbamoyltransferase catalytic subunit: MNFLTTEGLPRDDLEEILDLADEFTRVLARPIPKVPALQGKLVANMFFESSTRTRLSFERAARALSADVMSFSASGSSLSKGESLKDTALTIEAMGVDLMVVRHRATGAPWRIAGWTGCQVINAGDGAHQHPTQAMLDALTLRRRFGDLDGLRVAIVGDIRHSRVARSNVFALTTLGASVTLVAPRTLQPVDCEGWPVETTDDLDAVVGSVDAAYLLRIQTERGGASVFPSLPEYVSRYGMTRDRFARLPADAVVLHPGPMNRGVEVDDVVAGHPRALILDQVTNGVAVRMAILFRLLGGK, from the coding sequence TTGAACTTCCTCACCACCGAAGGACTACCCCGGGACGACCTCGAGGAGATACTGGACCTGGCCGACGAGTTCACCCGCGTGCTGGCCCGCCCGATTCCCAAAGTCCCCGCTCTCCAGGGCAAGCTGGTGGCCAACATGTTCTTCGAAAGCTCCACGCGCACCCGGCTGTCGTTCGAGCGGGCCGCACGGGCACTGTCGGCCGACGTGATGAGCTTCTCCGCGTCCGGCTCGTCCCTATCCAAGGGGGAGAGCCTCAAGGACACGGCGTTGACCATCGAAGCCATGGGCGTGGACCTGATGGTGGTGCGCCACCGGGCCACGGGCGCCCCGTGGCGGATAGCCGGATGGACAGGGTGCCAGGTCATCAACGCCGGCGACGGTGCCCATCAGCATCCCACCCAGGCCATGCTGGACGCCCTGACCCTGCGCCGGCGATTCGGCGATCTGGACGGCCTGCGGGTGGCCATCGTGGGTGACATCCGCCACTCGCGGGTGGCCCGGTCCAACGTGTTCGCCCTCACCACTCTGGGCGCCAGCGTGACACTGGTGGCGCCCAGGACCCTCCAGCCGGTTGACTGCGAAGGCTGGCCGGTCGAGACGACCGACGACCTAGACGCGGTGGTGGGGTCGGTCGATGCCGCCTACCTGCTGCGGATCCAGACGGAACGGGGAGGCGCCTCGGTGTTTCCGTCGCTGCCCGAGTACGTATCCCGGTACGGCATGACCCGCGATCGCTTCGCCCGCCTTCCCGCCGATGCGGTGGTGCTTCACCCCGGTCCGATGAACCGGGGTGTGGAGGTCGACGACGTGGTGGCCGGTCATCCCCGGGCACTGATCCTGGACCAGGTGACCAACGGCGTGGCGGTGCGGATGGCCATTCTGTTCCGCCTGCTCGGAGGCAAGTGA
- a CDS encoding dihydroorotase has protein sequence MSGILLTGGGVLTPGGEVRTDVLIERGRVTAVGPHPEATEGYRAGRQVIDVSGLVVGPGFVDLHAHLREPGQEWKEDIASGSRAAAAGGFTAVVAMPNTDPPTDSGHLARYISDRGRQVGLVDVIPAGCITMGMEGLRLSHLDDLFAAGARVFTDDGVTVADSGLLRRAMEYLHSRGGVIAQHAEDPGLGRGGHMHEGRVSSLLGMGGIPPQAETVIVARDLAVAELTGAAYHVQHVSCAGTLDLIESARHRGVNVTAEVTPHHLWFSDQQVLSMDPVAKMYPPLRTSADIEALRDGLRDGVIDAVATDHAPHAAHEKDVPFEEAPKGVTGLETAFSAVRTVLDPDPRLLFERMSVTPATIASLERHGNWIEPGIPANLVVVDWHEQWTPELFRSKSANSLFTGVPLNGRVRLTFRDGRLTHDSARLDMAAPSAGLGGLG, from the coding sequence ATGAGCGGGATCCTCCTGACGGGCGGTGGAGTTCTCACGCCGGGCGGCGAGGTCCGGACCGACGTCCTCATCGAGCGCGGCCGGGTGACCGCCGTGGGGCCTCACCCGGAGGCCACGGAGGGCTACCGGGCAGGCCGGCAGGTGATCGATGTCTCGGGCCTGGTGGTGGGACCCGGTTTCGTGGACCTCCATGCCCATCTCCGGGAGCCGGGCCAGGAATGGAAGGAGGACATCGCCTCCGGATCCCGGGCGGCCGCCGCCGGGGGGTTCACCGCGGTGGTCGCCATGCCCAACACGGATCCGCCCACCGACTCGGGCCACCTGGCCCGCTACATCAGCGACCGGGGCCGGCAGGTGGGGCTGGTCGACGTGATCCCGGCCGGATGCATCACGATGGGGATGGAAGGCCTCCGGCTGTCCCATCTGGACGACCTGTTCGCCGCCGGCGCGCGGGTCTTCACCGACGACGGGGTCACGGTGGCCGACTCGGGCCTGCTGCGGCGGGCCATGGAGTACCTGCACTCGAGGGGCGGGGTGATCGCCCAGCATGCCGAGGACCCCGGCCTGGGCCGGGGCGGGCACATGCACGAGGGCCGGGTGTCCTCGTTGCTCGGCATGGGAGGTATTCCGCCCCAGGCCGAGACGGTGATCGTGGCCCGTGACCTGGCCGTAGCCGAGCTCACCGGCGCCGCCTATCACGTCCAGCACGTCAGCTGTGCCGGCACCCTGGACCTGATCGAGTCCGCCCGCCACCGGGGGGTGAACGTGACCGCCGAGGTGACCCCGCATCACCTCTGGTTCTCCGACCAGCAGGTGTTGTCGATGGATCCGGTGGCCAAGATGTACCCGCCGCTCCGCACGTCCGCCGACATCGAGGCGCTCCGAGACGGGCTCCGCGACGGCGTGATCGATGCGGTCGCCACCGACCACGCTCCCCACGCCGCCCACGAGAAGGACGTTCCGTTCGAGGAGGCGCCCAAGGGGGTTACCGGACTGGAAACCGCCTTTTCAGCAGTCCGCACCGTCCTCGACCCGGATCCCCGGCTGCTTTTCGAGCGGATGTCGGTCACCCCGGCGACGATTGCCTCGCTCGAGCGGCACGGCAACTGGATCGAGCCCGGGATCCCGGCCAACCTGGTGGTGGTGGACTGGCACGAGCAGTGGACTCCCGAGCTGTTCCGGTCCAAGTCGGCCAACTCCCTGTTCACGGGGGTACCGCTGAACGGCCGGGTCCGCCTCACCTTCCGCGATGGCCGGCTTACCCATGACTCCGCACGGCTCGACATGGCCGCGCCGTCTGCCGGACTCGGAGGACTCGGATGA